The following are encoded in a window of Bacillus xiapuensis genomic DNA:
- a CDS encoding sigma-70 family RNA polymerase sigma factor, whose amino-acid sequence MNQSLLREYRETRNENVRLQLDTRFKSFYFKVKTISYLSKLIHFEAIHFDQKIRQNHERFSLILDKNVEGSEIRLIDLIEDNSQEELSMNQLEDYITDEKVYSAVSSLTNKQKRILYLMFVKDKKEKEISSILGISQQAVSKQKKAAIKKIRERLDINEK is encoded by the coding sequence AAACACGGAACGAAAACGTTAGATTGCAGCTGGACACACGATTTAAGTCTTTTTACTTTAAAGTAAAGACCATTTCGTATTTAAGTAAATTAATCCATTTTGAAGCGATCCATTTTGATCAAAAAATCAGACAAAACCATGAGCGATTTTCATTGATACTGGACAAAAACGTTGAAGGATCAGAAATAAGATTAATTGACTTGATTGAGGACAATAGTCAAGAAGAGTTATCGATGAATCAACTAGAAGACTACATAACAGATGAAAAGGTTTATAGTGCAGTGAGTTCATTAACGAATAAACAAAAGAGGATTTTGTATTTAATGTTTGTGAAAGATAAAAAAGAGAAAGAGATATCCTCGATTCTTGGAATATCACAACAGGCGGTGTCTAAGCAGAAAAAAGCAGCCATAAAGAAGATTCGAGAGAGGTTGGATATTAATGAGAAATAG
- the yhfH gene encoding protein YhfH — protein sequence MVQNIVDFFKNLPAKQCSKCGSYIDEQHECYSNFCEECTGIKDL from the coding sequence GTGGTTCAAAATATTGTGGATTTTTTCAAAAATCTTCCCGCGAAACAATGCTCCAAGTGCGGCTCTTACATCGATGAACAGCATGAATGCTACAGCAATTTTTGCGAGGAATGCACTGGGATAAAGGATTTGTAA
- a CDS encoding MBL fold metallo-hydrolase yields MNVTIIGCWGSYPKVNEASSGYLFEEDEFQLLVDCGSGVLSKLQNHTKPERLNAVLLSHYHADHIADIGVLQHALLAHKYLCKEERLLPIYGHKEDAGFSALTYKDLTEGRAYQPDDQLNIGPFTVQFLRTAHSVPCFAMRISSKGHSVVYTADSAYREELIPFAKGCDVLLCESSFYSGMDAKKAGHMTSTEAGRLAQRAGARTLVLTHLPHFGELWKLKDEAETEFHGTVLMAKQDLEIGL; encoded by the coding sequence ATGAACGTCACAATTATCGGATGCTGGGGCAGCTACCCTAAGGTCAATGAAGCAAGCTCGGGTTATTTATTTGAAGAAGATGAATTTCAATTGCTGGTGGATTGCGGCAGCGGGGTATTATCGAAGTTGCAAAATCACACAAAACCAGAACGGTTGAACGCTGTGCTGCTTTCTCATTATCATGCGGATCATATAGCCGATATCGGCGTGCTTCAGCATGCTCTGCTTGCTCATAAATATTTATGCAAAGAGGAGCGGCTTCTTCCGATTTATGGCCATAAAGAAGACGCTGGCTTTTCTGCACTTACATACAAAGACTTAACGGAAGGAAGAGCATACCAGCCCGATGACCAATTGAACATTGGTCCATTCACTGTTCAATTTTTACGGACGGCTCACTCTGTGCCGTGTTTTGCTATGAGGATTTCTTCTAAAGGGCACTCGGTTGTCTATACAGCGGATTCCGCTTACCGGGAGGAATTGATTCCATTTGCTAAAGGATGCGATGTTCTGCTGTGTGAGAGCAGCTTCTACAGCGGAATGGATGCAAAGAAGGCCGGGCATATGACGAGCACTGAAGCGGGCCGGCTGGCGCAGCGGGCTGGGGCGCGGACACTCGTGCTAACGCATTTGCCGCATTTTGGCGAGCTTTGGAAGTTAAAAGATGAGGCGGAAACAGAATTTCATGGTACAGTATTAATGGCGAAGCAAGATTTAGAAATCGGATTATAA
- a CDS encoding lipoate--protein ligase, producing the protein MLFIDNKGITDPRINLAIEEYAVKYLDINETYLLFYVNEPSIIIGKNQNTIEEVNIDYVEKEGIHIVRRLSGGGAVYHDLGNLNFSFITKDDGDSFHNFRKFTEPVITALHQLGVQAELSGRNDILANGYKISGNAQFSTKGRMFSHGTLLFDTNMDDVVSALKVRKDKIESKGIKSIRSRVANIKDLITGDMTVEEFREFLLHAIFKGEESVPEYRLNEGDWNNIQDISRSRYSNWDWNFGKSPAFNIQRSHRFPAGLIDIRLDIKKGRIHHCKIYGDFFGAGDVEEVERKLTGIRYERSDIVQALQSVDVAHYFGAITQQQFAELLY; encoded by the coding sequence ATGCTTTTCATCGACAACAAGGGGATTACTGATCCGCGCATCAATCTAGCTATTGAAGAATATGCGGTGAAATACTTAGATATTAACGAAACGTATTTGCTTTTTTACGTGAATGAACCGTCCATTATTATTGGAAAGAATCAGAACACTATAGAAGAAGTCAATATCGACTACGTGGAGAAAGAAGGCATTCATATTGTCCGCCGTCTGTCAGGAGGCGGAGCCGTTTATCATGATTTAGGCAACTTGAACTTCAGCTTTATTACAAAGGATGACGGCGACAGCTTTCATAATTTTCGGAAGTTCACAGAACCGGTGATCACCGCCTTGCATCAGCTGGGCGTACAAGCAGAGCTCAGCGGAAGGAATGATATTCTGGCCAATGGATATAAAATTTCCGGAAATGCCCAGTTCTCCACGAAAGGCCGGATGTTCAGCCATGGAACTCTGCTGTTTGATACCAATATGGACGACGTCGTTTCGGCTTTAAAGGTAAGAAAAGACAAAATTGAATCAAAGGGCATTAAATCAATTCGCAGCCGGGTTGCTAATATTAAAGATTTAATAACGGGTGATATGACAGTTGAGGAGTTTCGCGAGTTTCTGCTGCATGCGATATTTAAAGGAGAGGAATCGGTTCCTGAGTACAGGCTGAATGAGGGGGATTGGAATAACATTCAGGACATTTCCCGGTCGAGATACAGCAATTGGGATTGGAACTTTGGAAAATCTCCTGCTTTTAATATTCAGCGTTCGCATCGTTTTCCCGCCGGCCTCATTGATATTCGTCTGGATATCAAAAAAGGCCGAATACACCATTGCAAAATTTATGGGGATTTCTTCGGAGCGGGAGATGTGGAAGAAGTGGAAAGGAAGCTGACGGGTATCCGATATGAAAGGAGCGACATTGTTCAGGCTCTGCAGTCAGTGGACGTTGCTCACTATTTTGGCGCCATTACCCAGCAGCAATTTGCGGAGCTTTTGTATTAA
- a CDS encoding M48 family metallopeptidase — MRKKWTLYAVLGYLLFAGGIYYYLYGMGTEPLPSIYKGTSADPAGFLSGEEQELSAEYSKVRNLLYFLSAPLEWLMYLFIVLFGLSRWFEKWAVQTARFSFIQTAAYVFYLALFTAVLTFPIQYIGFHFSKAYGISAQTFAQWMRDELIDFWIGYGIMTILIFVLYGLMRKFKKKWWLAAWGLFVPYTVFMMYVQPVIIDPIYNDFYPLKDKELEEEILSLAEKADIPSSHVFEVNMSDKTRALNAYVTGIGSNARIVLWDTMLSKLSKDEILFVMAHEMAHYVKKHIYVGMIFYLLLAFFGFWLTAVLTERFIGKYGRELKMTKRSQLRTLPLLLMFISLIGFASSPLSNMVSRFEEKQSDAYAIEMTGDKEAAISAFQKLAKEGLSEVKPPLLVKIFRYSHPSMAERLYTIETYPLDESKKEEKDGKST, encoded by the coding sequence GTGAGGAAAAAATGGACTTTGTATGCCGTTTTGGGCTATTTACTTTTTGCAGGCGGCATATATTATTATTTATATGGGATGGGAACCGAGCCGCTTCCTTCTATTTATAAAGGGACAAGTGCTGATCCAGCAGGATTTTTAAGCGGTGAGGAGCAGGAGCTAAGTGCGGAATACTCCAAGGTTCGGAATCTGCTGTATTTTTTGAGTGCGCCGCTGGAATGGCTGATGTATTTGTTTATTGTGTTATTTGGATTATCTAGATGGTTTGAAAAATGGGCAGTGCAGACCGCACGTTTTTCATTTATCCAAACGGCTGCCTATGTATTTTATTTGGCGCTGTTTACAGCGGTCCTCACATTTCCCATTCAATATATTGGCTTTCATTTCTCTAAAGCTTATGGGATCTCCGCTCAAACTTTTGCCCAATGGATGAGGGACGAACTCATCGACTTTTGGATCGGTTACGGCATTATGACGATTCTCATTTTTGTTTTGTACGGACTGATGAGAAAGTTTAAGAAAAAATGGTGGCTGGCTGCATGGGGATTATTTGTTCCGTATACAGTCTTTATGATGTATGTACAGCCTGTCATTATTGATCCGATTTACAATGATTTCTATCCGCTGAAGGATAAAGAATTGGAGGAGGAAATCCTCTCTCTTGCTGAAAAAGCTGATATTCCGTCCAGTCATGTATTTGAAGTGAATATGTCTGACAAAACCCGCGCATTGAATGCTTACGTCACCGGAATTGGAAGCAATGCCCGAATCGTATTATGGGATACGATGCTAAGTAAGCTATCGAAGGATGAAATATTGTTTGTAATGGCTCATGAAATGGCGCATTATGTAAAGAAACATATTTACGTGGGCATGATCTTCTATCTGCTTCTCGCCTTTTTTGGATTTTGGCTGACGGCTGTATTGACGGAGAGGTTTATTGGAAAATACGGGCGGGAGCTGAAGATGACAAAGCGGTCTCAATTGCGGACGCTGCCTTTGCTGTTAATGTTCATCTCTCTAATAGGTTTTGCATCCAGTCCTTTATCTAATATGGTATCGAGATTTGAAGAGAAGCAGTCGGATGCTTATGCGATTGAGATGACGGGGGATAAAGAAGCGGCCATCAGCGCTTTTCAAAAGCTGGCGAAAGAAGGGCTGTCAGAGGTGAAGCCCCCGCTGCTCGTAAAAATCTTCCGTTACAGCCATCCTTCCATGGCGGAAAGATTATACACGATTGAGACCTATCCATTGGATGAAAGCAAAAAAGAAGAGAAAGATGGGAAAAGCACTTAA
- a CDS encoding IDEAL domain-containing protein: MENNNYFAEMMKSPMPHEQERSAALVYIDELLNEILFKQEKQRLMAAIDQSLDQNDRSAFIQLSNQLIQLEQSFKS; encoded by the coding sequence ATGGAAAACAACAATTATTTCGCTGAGATGATGAAGTCGCCGATGCCGCATGAGCAAGAGAGGAGCGCCGCCCTTGTCTACATCGACGAATTGCTGAACGAGATTCTTTTTAAGCAAGAAAAACAAAGATTAATGGCGGCCATTGATCAGTCTCTTGATCAAAACGATCGCTCTGCCTTTATTCAATTATCCAATCAATTAATTCAATTAGAACAATCTTTTAAATCCTGA
- a CDS encoding TVP38/TMEM64 family protein, which translates to MDLQTIREWFTLENVQDLIERYQSFGPIPGFLLPMLEAFLPFLPLFAFVLANVNAFGLWFGFLLSWGGAVTGAFLVFLLVRNFGQRRLLHFLQRHKQVQKLMDWVDRHGFGPVFLLLCFPFTPSAIVNIVAGLSNISITQYLLAVMTGKVVMIFTISFIGYDVTALIKEPVRTAVVAGVIFILWFVGKQMEARLNKQETKERGH; encoded by the coding sequence ATGGACCTTCAAACAATCCGCGAATGGTTTACATTAGAAAATGTACAAGATTTAATCGAACGCTATCAATCATTTGGACCGATCCCCGGATTTCTATTGCCGATGCTAGAAGCGTTTTTGCCGTTTTTGCCGCTCTTTGCCTTTGTATTAGCAAATGTGAATGCGTTTGGCTTATGGTTTGGCTTCTTGCTGTCATGGGGAGGAGCTGTGACCGGCGCTTTTCTAGTTTTTCTTTTGGTGAGGAATTTTGGGCAGCGGCGGCTGCTTCATTTTCTGCAACGGCATAAGCAGGTTCAGAAGTTAATGGACTGGGTCGACCGCCACGGATTTGGTCCGGTTTTTTTGCTGCTGTGTTTTCCTTTTACCCCTTCTGCAATTGTCAATATTGTGGCAGGATTATCGAATATAAGCATCACTCAATACTTGCTGGCTGTTATGACCGGTAAAGTGGTTATGATCTTTACCATCAGCTTTATCGGCTATGATGTCACCGCTCTAATTAAAGAACCGGTGAGAACGGCGGTCGTGGCAGGAGTGATCTTTATTTTATGGTTTGTCGGGAAACAGATGGAAGCTCGGTTAAATAAACAAGAAACAAAAGAAAGAGGGCATTGA
- the addB gene encoding helicase-exonuclease AddAB subunit AddB — protein sequence MSIRFILGRAGTGKTNYIFQEIKQSVKENPAEQTPIIYLVPEQMTYLSEYHLAADPELGGMIRAQVYSFTRLAWRVLQESGGISRQHITASGLNMLIRKIIEDKKDELKIFAKAADKNGFISQVEEMLTEFKRYCVTPQELAEKKEEMISGGSSSALADKLEDLQAIYSDFEEALIGKYVDSEDYLRLLAEAAASSAYIQQADVYIDGFHSFTPQEYEVILQLMKHAKRVTVALTADTSFRAGPPEETHLFRMTGETYSIIYELAKNSGVAVEEDLLLTLPRRYSEQGLIHLERTFEYRPQAVYEKPAPVLIMQAANRRAEIEGVAREIRRLAREKGRRYKQMAVLVRNGQDYQQVIETVFHDYEIPFYIDRKYSMLDHPLIELIRSTLEIIGSRWRYEPVFRAVKTDLLFPLKENWERLREKMDRLENYVLAFGVKGDRWTNGEQWSYRRYRGLEQVNNVQTDEERKIETELNEMKRLITEPVLRLARRLKKAKVSKDFCEALYYYLEELEIPTKLEKLSREAEERGDLLTAREHNQAWNAVMELLDQYVEVLGDESMTVKKFTTIMDAGLEAMRFATVPPAVDQVVVAQLELSRLADVEAAFVIGINDGVLPAKMTDEGMLADEDRQRLLDSGMKLAPNSKTRLLDEEFIAYKAFTTPSSRLYISYPLADEEGKALYPSLFIKRLKEMFPSAEERWLVNDPSELGEDEALQYVCHPSATLSYLTAQLQLKKLQYPIYDFWWDVYNFYIHTPGEKERASMVLSSLFYKNEATPLDDKVSRELYGEEVIASVSRMEMFNSCPFSHFATHGLKLRERDIYRLQAPAIGDLFHGALKWIAEEIEKRGLNWANLTQKQCWHFAKEAVAHLAPKLQNQILLSSNRYLYISRKLEQIIGRASYVLSGQARASGFSPVGIELGFGPRAELPPLTFTLKNGTKMALAGRIDRVDKAAGENEVYLRVIDYKSSGHELDLTEMYYGLALQMLTYLDIILTYSPQIVGEKAHPAGVLYFHVHNPMINSKKAMTIEQIEEEIFKSFKMKGLVLGEEEVVRLMDTTLETGSSKIISAGINKKDGKLAKNSKVANRQQFEYMRRHVRQLYQQSGDEIVSGKVDIVPYQYKKRTPCDFCSYRSVCQFDETLEENHYRLIVPEKEAEIFKKLSEEGTEHE from the coding sequence ATGTCTATTCGCTTTATACTCGGCCGGGCAGGCACCGGAAAAACCAATTATATTTTTCAAGAGATCAAACAATCCGTAAAAGAAAATCCAGCGGAGCAAACGCCTATTATTTATTTAGTGCCGGAGCAGATGACCTATTTATCTGAATATCATTTAGCGGCCGATCCCGAGCTTGGCGGGATGATTCGCGCTCAAGTATACAGCTTCACCCGGCTGGCATGGCGCGTACTGCAAGAAAGCGGAGGCATCAGCAGACAGCATATTACCGCTTCCGGACTAAATATGCTGATACGGAAAATCATTGAAGATAAAAAGGATGAATTGAAAATCTTCGCCAAAGCGGCCGATAAGAATGGATTCATCAGTCAAGTGGAAGAAATGCTGACGGAATTTAAACGGTATTGTGTAACGCCGCAAGAGCTTGCGGAGAAGAAGGAAGAGATGATAAGCGGCGGGAGCTCCAGCGCATTGGCTGATAAGCTGGAGGATCTTCAAGCAATCTACAGCGATTTTGAAGAGGCGCTGATCGGCAAATATGTAGACTCGGAAGATTATTTGCGGCTGTTAGCGGAAGCGGCGGCTTCCTCCGCTTATATCCAGCAGGCAGATGTGTATATTGACGGCTTCCACAGCTTTACTCCCCAAGAATATGAGGTGATTCTTCAGCTCATGAAGCATGCCAAACGCGTGACGGTGGCATTAACGGCGGATACTTCTTTTCGAGCGGGACCTCCTGAAGAAACCCATTTATTTCGCATGACGGGTGAAACGTATTCGATTATTTATGAACTGGCGAAGAACAGCGGCGTTGCTGTTGAAGAGGATCTCTTGCTGACCTTGCCCCGGCGATACAGTGAGCAAGGGCTTATTCATTTAGAGAGAACTTTCGAATATCGTCCGCAAGCAGTCTATGAAAAGCCGGCGCCTGTCCTCATTATGCAGGCAGCAAACCGGCGGGCAGAGATTGAAGGAGTGGCCAGAGAAATTAGAAGACTGGCCCGTGAAAAAGGACGCCGCTATAAGCAAATGGCTGTTTTAGTAAGGAACGGGCAAGATTATCAGCAGGTGATTGAAACGGTTTTTCATGATTATGAGATCCCTTTTTATATAGACCGGAAATATTCGATGTTAGATCATCCGCTGATTGAGCTTATCCGTTCCACGCTTGAGATCATTGGCAGCCGATGGCGCTATGAGCCGGTGTTCCGCGCGGTAAAAACAGACCTGCTATTTCCTTTAAAGGAGAATTGGGAGCGGCTTCGTGAAAAAATGGACCGCTTAGAGAACTATGTGCTGGCCTTCGGTGTGAAAGGAGACCGCTGGACGAACGGCGAACAGTGGAGCTATCGACGGTATCGCGGGTTGGAGCAAGTCAATAATGTTCAAACAGATGAAGAGCGAAAAATTGAAACAGAATTAAATGAGATGAAACGGCTCATTACAGAACCGGTTCTCCGCTTAGCGCGCCGGCTGAAAAAAGCGAAAGTGAGCAAAGACTTTTGTGAAGCGCTCTATTATTATTTGGAGGAGCTGGAAATTCCGACTAAGCTTGAAAAACTTAGCCGGGAGGCGGAGGAGCGAGGAGATTTACTAACAGCGCGAGAGCATAATCAGGCGTGGAACGCAGTGATGGAGCTGCTTGATCAATACGTGGAAGTGCTGGGTGATGAATCCATGACGGTGAAGAAATTCACAACGATCATGGATGCTGGGTTAGAAGCGATGAGGTTTGCGACAGTGCCTCCAGCTGTGGATCAAGTGGTTGTTGCCCAGCTTGAACTATCGCGGCTTGCCGATGTGGAGGCAGCCTTTGTTATCGGCATTAATGACGGGGTTTTGCCGGCAAAAATGACAGACGAAGGCATGCTGGCTGATGAGGATCGTCAGCGGCTTCTCGACAGCGGAATGAAGCTGGCGCCAAACAGCAAAACGAGATTGCTTGATGAGGAATTTATCGCTTATAAAGCTTTTACAACACCATCGAGCCGTCTGTATATTTCTTATCCGCTGGCTGATGAGGAAGGCAAGGCGCTGTATCCTTCCCTTTTTATTAAACGGCTGAAGGAGATGTTCCCCTCCGCAGAAGAACGATGGCTGGTGAATGATCCATCTGAATTAGGAGAGGATGAGGCGCTGCAGTACGTATGTCATCCTAGTGCCACCCTGTCTTATTTAACGGCTCAGCTGCAGCTTAAGAAGCTTCAGTATCCTATATATGATTTTTGGTGGGATGTTTATAACTTTTATATCCATACACCGGGAGAGAAAGAAAGGGCCTCTATGGTGCTGTCCAGCTTGTTTTATAAGAATGAAGCCACTCCTTTGGATGACAAAGTCAGCAGGGAGCTTTACGGAGAAGAGGTGATTGCCAGTGTATCGAGAATGGAAATGTTTAATAGCTGCCCGTTTTCTCACTTCGCCACTCACGGTCTCAAATTAAGAGAGCGTGACATTTATCGCCTGCAGGCGCCGGCGATTGGGGATCTCTTTCATGGAGCGCTGAAATGGATTGCTGAAGAAATAGAAAAACGCGGATTGAATTGGGCAAATCTAACCCAAAAACAATGCTGGCATTTTGCAAAAGAAGCGGTCGCTCATTTAGCACCCAAACTGCAAAATCAAATTTTATTAAGCTCGAACCGCTATCTTTATATCAGCCGCAAGCTGGAACAAATTATTGGAAGAGCCTCCTATGTCTTAAGCGGGCAAGCTCGGGCAAGCGGGTTTTCCCCCGTAGGCATTGAGCTTGGCTTTGGTCCGCGAGCTGAACTGCCGCCGTTAACTTTTACGCTGAAGAACGGAACAAAAATGGCTCTGGCAGGAAGGATTGACCGCGTGGATAAAGCAGCTGGAGAAAACGAAGTGTATTTGCGCGTCATCGACTATAAATCCAGCGGTCATGAACTGGATTTGACTGAAATGTATTATGGCCTCGCTTTGCAGATGCTAACTTATTTAGACATTATCTTAACGTACTCACCGCAGATTGTCGGCGAAAAGGCTCATCCGGCAGGGGTGCTGTATTTTCATGTTCATAATCCGATGATTAACAGCAAAAAAGCCATGACGATTGAGCAAATTGAGGAAGAAATTTTCAAAAGCTTTAAAATGAAGGGGCTTGTTCTGGGAGAAGAAGAAGTGGTCCGCTTAATGGATACCACCCTTGAAACAGGCAGCTCTAAAATCATTTCTGCCGGAATTAATAAAAAGGATGGCAAGCTGGCCAAAAATTCAAAAGTAGCAAACAGGCAGCAGTTTGAATATATGCGCCGTCATGTCCGCCAGCTGTATCAGCAATCGGGGGATGAAATCGTCTCAGGGAAGGTGGATATTGTTCCTTATCAATACAAGAAGCGCACTCCTTGTGATTTTTGTTCCTACCGGTCTGTTTGTCAGTTTGACGAAACGCTCGAGGAGAATCATTACCGGCTGATTGTCCCGGAGAAAGAGGCGGAGATTTTTAAGAAATTAAGCGAGGAGGGAACGGAGCATGAGTAA